The Candidatus Defluviibacterium haderslevense DNA window TATGATCCCATTCAAAACCAACTTGCTTGGTCTTTTCCTGCAATCGGTAGGACTTAACCATGGCCGGAAGGGATTTGGGAACGCCTGACAACAAACCCTTTTTGCCCTCCTTAAGTTTAAGTTGTTCCCAATTTCGCTTTACCTCTTCTTCATCAACTACTTTGACATCGCCATAAATATGAGGGTGGCGATGGATCAATTTTTTTGAAATCGTTGACATGACCTCTTCAAGGGTGAACCATTGTTGTTCTTTGGCCATCCGGGCATAAAACAGAATATGAAGCAAAACATCACCCAACTCCTCTTTTATTGCTTCCGGATTATTGCTTAAAATGGCATCGGTCAACTCATAGGTTTCTTCTATGGTCAATAAACTCAAAGACTGAAAAGTTTGCTTTTTGTCCCAGGGACATTGTTCCCGCAATTCATCCATGATTTTGACTAATGAAAGAAATCCATCCGATAGTGCTTCTTTCGTCATAACTGAGATTTTGGTAAGATGTGCCCTAGTTTATCGCGTTTCGTATCCAAATAGTATTCATTTTCAATATCCTTAGGCTTAATCATGGGTATCATTTCAGATACCAGAATTCCATGTTTTTTTAGGAAGCTTGATTTGTTAGGGTTATTTGTTATTAATCGGACACTTTTAATATTAAATTCATTTAGAATATTTACTGCATGACTATAATCTCTTAAATCTGCTTCATAACCCAGAACTTGATTAGCCTCTACTGTATCCATCCCATCATCTTGGTATCTGTAAGCTGAAATTTTATGATGTAAACCTATACCTCTACCTTCTTGGCGCAAATAAATCAGCATACCACCTGCTTTTTGAATTTCAATAAGGCTTTGGTTCAGCTGAAAACCACAATCACATCTTGTAGAACCAAATACATCGCCAGTAAGACATTCTGAATGTATACGAATCAAAACGTTTTCCGTTTGATTAAAATCATGGGTAACTAAAGCCAAATCGGGTTGATCAGCAAGATTAAACAAGTAACTATGGATTTCAAACAAACCAAAATTTGTAGGCAATCGGGCGGAATTGGAATTTAACTTCATGCTTTATATAAAAAAACTCAAGGTAAACCATTGAAAGCTGCCTTGAGTTCATTTTGAGTTGAGTTTTGGTTAATAGTGGCTTTTCAACCTCTTCGATAGAAGCTTTTACCTTGCCACACGGAACAAGCTGCACTGAACGTCAATACAGCTATGACGATACTGAAAATTAACATGATTTATTTTTCGTTTGCTTGATTTGAAGGCACAATATAGTCAGGGTTTACCCTGATTTTATAATTTTCTTAATTTTTTTTATATAATTTATTTTTATATATGTGCAATACTATAAACCAGTTGAAAAGACATTAAATTAATCCAAAATTTTCATTTTACCGGCATCCATTTATTATTTGAAATATCGATATCCAGCATTTTTTGCTTGGGATCAATTTGAACGGAAAGAATATCTTCAAGAGACTCATTAACTGTAAAAGCATATTTAGGACTTACCCAATGCCAGGGATCCAAAATCTTTACCCCCTTGTCCAATTCTTTATGCCCAAGCATTAAATCTATGGGAATATTGAAATGTAGTAATTTGCCATTTTTCAAAGTGACAACCAGGTCTATCGGCATGGGAAAAGGCTCCAATCTGGATAAAACAATGATTGATTTACCTTCCTTAATGGTCAATACGGAATCGACAGCAAAATCCATTTTATAAGTCGTATTCACAAAATAATCTTTGAACCAATCTAATTCCAGTCCAGAGGTCATTTCCATCACTCTAAAAAAATCATCCGGATTGGGATGTTTAAAACGCCATGCATAATAATAATCCAACATGCCTTGTTCAAACAATCGATCTCCAATAATATATCTCAATTGATGCAAACACATAGCGCCTTTGGAATATGCTGCAAATTGATAGGCTTTGGTGGTTTGAAAAAAATCAGCGTGCGTAGAAAGTGGTTCTTCAACTTCTTCCGTTACAAATTTAATATAATTCTTAACCGTTACTAAATGAGAATCTTCCACCTTGACAGATCCAGGAATCAGATTTAATGAAAAAAGATAATTCATAACTTCCTGTTGTGCATAAGAAGTGAATCCTTCATCCATCCATGGATAGAATCCTTCATTAGACGCCAATAACATTTGAAACCAGGTATGCATTAATTCGTGAACCCCAACACCAACTAAACTAATTAAGGGCCTGTTGCCAGTAATTAATGTTGCCATAGGATATTCCATACCTCCATCACCACCCTGAATAAAGGAATACGATTTGTAAGGATAAGGTCCGAATTTCATTTCAATAAATGTTAATGCTTCTCGCATTATGGATGGAAAAGATTTCCAAGCCTCATCAAATTTTTCATTCGCTTGGTGATAAAAATGCAATACTCTGTTATTTGAAATCTGAACCGTATCATGAACATAATCGGGATCCGCAGCCCATACAAAATCATGAACTTTTGGAGCATAAAACTGCCATATCGTGTCCGGCGAATTATTTTTTAAAGTTGATTTTACATACTGAGGATCTGAGCTACTCAATGCATAACCAGTTGCAGCAATGGTATATTTTTTATTCATTCGAATACGAACCAAAAAATCACCCCATGGGGCATAAAACTCTCCGCCCAAGTATTGATTGGCATGCCAACCGTGTTCATCATAATTGCATAATTGGGGATACCATTGTGACATAGAATAATCTATACCTTCTTTGTTCATCCGACCTGATCTGCGAATCTGTACAGGAACCTGAGCGAAAAATTTCATAGTCATTTCAGAAGAATCAAATGGAAAAATAGGATGATGCAATTCAACCTTCAAAATTGATCCAATAATTGTCCAATCAACAGACTTATTATCTTGCTTCAAAGATTTAATTTCATGAAATCCAATTTCAGATTCTTGCAATTTACCAATACGATTGGCTACTCGTGGATCCGGATCTGGAAGATTACTAAATCTAACATCCATATCGCTACCCGGTTGAAATGCATTAAAATAAAGATGATAATACAAAGTAGTTAAGGTATCTGGGCTATTGTTTCGAAGAAGCAGTTTTTGTGAACCGTCGAATTGATGTTTAGCGTCATCAAAATCAATATTCATTTCATATTTTACACTTTGTTGCCATCGATAAGATTGCGATTGGCCTAACAATATAAAACTACAAAAAAATATAGCAAGGTTAAGATGTTTGAAGCAAGAAAAAATCATATTATTTTTTTAAAAATAAAAGAAATTGGTTTGAGTTTAAAACACAATTTAGATAAAATCAGATAGATAAAAAAACTTATAAAATTTAGTATCACCATGTTTATCCCCATTGGATTATCAATGATAAAAAGTGAGTCTGTTTTAAGTGCAGCATCATTAAAATTAACGAACAGCGCGCCATAAATATTAGTAGCTATGTGTATGCCAATAGTTTGCTCTATTCCCTCATCCAATACTGCAATAACACCTAATATCAATGCTGTACCAAAATAAAAAAAGAACATCAAAACATAACCAAATTTTTCGTTCTCCGGATTACCGATGTGCATTAAAGCAAACATCAAAGAAGAAACCGTTATAGCAAGATATCTATACTTTAAGATCAAGGCTAAACCAGACAATAAATAAGACCGGAATAAAACTTCCTCAGTCAATGACTGAATGGATATCATGGTTAAGGCAACAAACAACAATACCAAAAAAGCAGTAGGATTCCATTGTAAATGATACGCCCCACCTAAAAAATAATAGTACACTAAATCTGACAAACCACATAAAACCAGCCAAGTAAAAAATCCAAAAAACAATCTACTGGTTCTAAATCCATTGAAAGCATTAAACAATGAATGGATTGGTCGTTTATGCAGATAAAAGGTACATAATAACAATCCAGCCAAGATAGTAACAAATGGAAAAAGCAATCCTATTAAAGTCTGATTGCGATCCACAGTATCTACTTCAATGAGTCCATAAACCAAGACCGCTCCTGTGACCCCTGAAAGATAGCAGATCAATATCGTCAATATATAAAAAAACAAGCCTGTATTTCCTTGTTTCGCTTTTTCTAAAAACATGTTAGAGATTACACCTATATTTGAGCGACAAAAGTATGAAAACGCAGGTAAATGCTTTTCAGTATTATTTGTCTAG harbors:
- a CDS encoding CPBP family intramembrane metalloprotease, producing MFLEKAKQGNTGLFFYILTILICYLSGVTGAVLVYGLIEVDTVDRNQTLIGLLFPFVTILAGLLLCTFYLHKRPIHSLFNAFNGFRTSRLFFGFFTWLVLCGLSDLVYYYFLGGAYHLQWNPTAFLVLLFVALTMISIQSLTEEVLFRSYLLSGLALILKYRYLAITVSSLMFALMHIGNPENEKFGYVLMFFFYFGTALILGVIAVLDEGIEQTIGIHIATNIYGALFVNFNDAALKTDSLFIIDNPMGINMVILNFISFFIYLILSKLCFKLKPISFIFKKII
- the mazG gene encoding nucleoside triphosphate pyrophosphohydrolase, producing the protein MTKEALSDGFLSLVKIMDELREQCPWDKKQTFQSLSLLTIEETYELTDAILSNNPEAIKEELGDVLLHILFYARMAKEQQWFTLEEVMSTISKKLIHRHPHIYGDVKVVDEEEVKRNWEQLKLKEGKKGLLSGVPKSLPAMVKSYRLQEKTKQVGFEWDHIDQVWAKVEEEIAELKSNIDQGRPQDEIEDEFGDVIFSLINYGRFLKIDPEAALEKVNRKFISRFEYIEAKAPKPLNDMSLEEMDALWNEAKRVKKEENL
- the ribA gene encoding GTP cyclohydrolase II, whose translation is MKLNSNSARLPTNFGLFEIHSYLFNLADQPDLALVTHDFNQTENVLIRIHSECLTGDVFGSTRCDCGFQLNQSLIEIQKAGGMLIYLRQEGRGIGLHHKISAYRYQDDGMDTVEANQVLGYEADLRDYSHAVNILNEFNIKSVRLITNNPNKSSFLKKHGILVSEMIPMIKPKDIENEYYLDTKRDKLGHILPKSQL
- a CDS encoding M1 family metallopeptidase, whose product is MIFSCFKHLNLAIFFCSFILLGQSQSYRWQQSVKYEMNIDFDDAKHQFDGSQKLLLRNNSPDTLTTLYYHLYFNAFQPGSDMDVRFSNLPDPDPRVANRIGKLQESEIGFHEIKSLKQDNKSVDWTIIGSILKVELHHPIFPFDSSEMTMKFFAQVPVQIRRSGRMNKEGIDYSMSQWYPQLCNYDEHGWHANQYLGGEFYAPWGDFLVRIRMNKKYTIAATGYALSSSDPQYVKSTLKNNSPDTIWQFYAPKVHDFVWAADPDYVHDTVQISNNRVLHFYHQANEKFDEAWKSFPSIMREALTFIEMKFGPYPYKSYSFIQGGDGGMEYPMATLITGNRPLISLVGVGVHELMHTWFQMLLASNEGFYPWMDEGFTSYAQQEVMNYLFSLNLIPGSVKVEDSHLVTVKNYIKFVTEEVEEPLSTHADFFQTTKAYQFAAYSKGAMCLHQLRYIIGDRLFEQGMLDYYYAWRFKHPNPDDFFRVMEMTSGLELDWFKDYFVNTTYKMDFAVDSVLTIKEGKSIIVLSRLEPFPMPIDLVVTLKNGKLLHFNIPIDLMLGHKELDKGVKILDPWHWVSPKYAFTVNESLEDILSVQIDPKQKMLDIDISNNKWMPVK